Proteins co-encoded in one Methanobacterium veterum genomic window:
- a CDS encoding right-handed parallel beta-helix repeat-containing protein gives MIKINKKHVVLISILIIFLSVTTVNAENTTGNLSLNTTHAANSSNTGNLGLNSSKLSVTSKSASRNVREINITNDNYVNYFNVYTGRILSSADIISGDTLRIGNVTDKMFTIDRKLIITTICDGDQITNGMIHLIAGSNGSIVTGLKIRNNKVVYTVNGISSEILDGIRLTNSSYNTISYNDVEFSRLAGSYIMPMDWSNNNTIIYNRFSSGATICMPMSESNYNNISYNHLEIRGAIYGVVGNIIYFNPFGNANYGSGLCIGNYISNNYLHSEVISEMIIGMMFTYNSHDNTTIINNTISHFFSGIVLTGNNLTIKGNHFIDDSYDQAISAGGSNIVVSDNVINVKSAVVGIQVSNSKNVTISNNKITLSEGCNYAIYADNNCMVSNNIINLPVYGIGIKTGQGSVINNTINTKGDAGIEGFGSDTDIIGNKITTQSCGIHIVSPRVRIYNNSIINNTITSNLYGIYLEGLIYNTTLSGNIIYTNSKGIYKDITDDFGDNSSDNTVNGVINDATAIIVNDSNYDTYFDKNGYLKFKSFKNDPVIVLTHLSNKNLKFDQKVTLLSNGMANLLTKVTITLYPDAAGSVIKDLNFYNTNLNAIILAEGTGNINITGNNITILSDPGYTGSLSGILSYGACEYVNITGNNIFINSDKGYVYGINSVSYNPDNSHFASDFSKYFTIANNSIISIGNKLVEGIYTDSLIYSSIVNNTINIFGGSYGYGIATANIMGSLHDLNIMNNIIMVSVKGMAYLVELHMSSNVSIVNNSISGVGSGVYGISAYKTSNVTIKSNSIHTTGGDLSLTDPGSSDVLGKGNAAIYLTANAGTTNILFNTVYTNAVKQMIFKDAFNTTLARNSYVIDDENLLNYFTGRSNGELLEDSIVQTNDTLLFADLKKYCSLVFGIPLNLTSYQGSSGINASFILKSGASNSTVSNLIFNLTDETAVNLIDAVNVTVSKNTIKIFSTVKSGVTGILVALNSVSNQISDNLIEMVGSYALCGICVSNSYQNNYGRSPKYNSISNNIINLKSNSSTNGIYVAMACNTLILNNRLSLVSAEVYGVITDYSVDYIGFGTLWTNNTQIINNTINGTGSLVYLIESLGALNNVVTGNILYSNSSTSYGYAGFKTNGDLIKSNTILVNGTCKVNGDKISTGQTGIYYSNGSSNNQVTDNYIISTYLPGGDYAVFIASATFASNVAAGNYMISDNNHKMADGAVYALFDVVCNNTPVYIFVSLDGSDITGNGSQVNPYKSIAYAISQAPNMALIYLLKGTYHETGLMINKTITLSSLNGKVVLEGDKKQMFYISSTGYLTISGLNITNTYSENGSAFINYGKLKIDNSGISYSKSSGEGGSILNHGNLSVSNSVLSHNSAHNGGSISNYGNVFISGCKINYNSAFCGGVIYNNETGSLNIFNSSFEHNFATDNGGVIDNYGYLNASNCLFEFNNASYGGVISNSAYKGNPLEGVAVDYISNSTFKNNSAQSGGAIFGCTKKFTILNSTFTYNEASNSGGAVSLSTDEGTIDRSVFRYNRATSSGALGLSGGNIKITNSIISNNAAMYYAGLYYEGDMVWSHILYQLTIANCDIENNTAMVRGGAFGFDEANVNITNSNIVNNFAPTYPTIFAQPYWTNIDARGNYWGLTGPTDDVWNSGAQLKAWLTERSNWNDNGGNSGNGGNSGNNGNSGNGGNSGNGGSSNSGSGLSFGTGTGSGLGDGSGSGIGNGSGTGNGNGKGSGLNNNSNGNNIWGNGQSDVDFINNLLNTVGAVNIAAAAGSSSSPGGESGSSSGADGQKVYEISKDKKTVTEESNDVLAGLIAVLFFVFLVVIGYIRNKKQFKR, from the coding sequence TTGATAAAAATAAATAAAAAGCATGTAGTCTTGATTTCAATTTTGATTATCTTTTTATCAGTTACTACTGTAAATGCTGAAAATACAACGGGAAATCTATCTTTAAATACTACTCATGCTGCTAATAGTTCAAATACTGGTAATTTGGGATTGAACTCTTCTAAGTTGTCTGTTACTTCTAAGAGTGCTTCCCGTAATGTTAGAGAGATCAATATCACTAATGATAATTATGTTAACTATTTCAATGTTTATACCGGCAGAATACTGTCTTCTGCAGATATTATCTCAGGCGACACTCTGAGAATTGGTAATGTAACTGATAAAATGTTTACAATTGACCGCAAGCTTATTATAACCACCATCTGCGACGGCGATCAAATAACCAACGGAATGATACACTTAATAGCAGGCAGCAACGGTTCCATTGTAACTGGACTCAAAATAAGAAATAATAAAGTAGTTTACACGGTAAATGGTATCTCCAGTGAAATTTTAGATGGGATTCGACTTACCAATTCCAGTTATAATACAATATCTTACAACGACGTGGAATTTTCTCGTTTAGCGGGATCATATATTATGCCAATGGACTGGTCAAATAACAATACTATAATATATAACCGGTTTTCCAGCGGTGCAACCATTTGCATGCCCATGAGCGAATCCAATTACAATAATATATCATATAACCATTTAGAGATTAGAGGTGCAATCTATGGGGTGGTAGGTAATATCATTTATTTCAATCCCTTTGGAAATGCTAACTACGGATCTGGCTTATGCATCGGCAATTATATCTCAAACAACTATCTGCATTCTGAAGTTATTAGTGAAATGATCATTGGCATGATGTTTACGTATAACAGCCATGATAACACAACTATTATTAATAACACAATTTCTCATTTTTTTTCTGGAATAGTCTTAACCGGTAATAACCTTACAATTAAGGGAAATCATTTTATAGATGATTCATATGATCAGGCAATTTCAGCAGGTGGTTCTAATATAGTAGTGTCTGATAATGTAATTAATGTTAAATCTGCTGTAGTGGGGATTCAAGTAAGCAATTCTAAGAATGTCACAATTAGTAATAATAAAATAACTCTTAGTGAAGGCTGCAATTATGCAATATATGCAGATAATAACTGTATGGTGTCTAATAATATTATTAATCTCCCAGTTTATGGTATTGGTATAAAAACAGGGCAAGGTTCAGTCATCAACAATACGATTAATACTAAGGGAGATGCAGGTATTGAAGGGTTTGGTAGTGATACTGATATAATTGGGAATAAGATAACCACGCAGTCTTGTGGTATTCATATAGTTTCTCCGCGTGTAAGAATTTATAATAATTCAATTATCAACAATACAATTACCAGCAATCTTTATGGGATCTACTTAGAAGGTTTAATATACAATACCACCCTTTCTGGAAACATCATATATACTAATTCTAAAGGTATCTATAAGGACATTACCGATGATTTTGGGGATAACAGTTCTGATAACACCGTTAATGGTGTTATAAACGATGCTACAGCTATTATTGTAAATGATTCTAATTATGACACTTACTTTGATAAAAATGGTTATCTTAAGTTTAAATCATTTAAAAATGATCCTGTGATTGTTTTAACTCATTTAAGCAATAAAAATCTGAAATTCGATCAAAAGGTCACACTGCTCAGCAATGGCATGGCCAACCTGCTGACTAAAGTAACCATAACGTTGTATCCTGATGCCGCAGGGTCTGTAATTAAAGACCTGAATTTTTATAATACAAATTTAAATGCCATAATTTTAGCAGAAGGAACTGGCAACATTAATATAACAGGTAATAATATAACTATTCTCTCAGATCCAGGTTATACTGGTTCTTTATCAGGTATATTGTCTTATGGTGCTTGTGAATATGTTAATATAACTGGGAACAACATTTTCATCAACAGTGATAAAGGGTATGTATACGGCATTAATTCAGTGTCTTATAATCCCGATAACTCCCACTTTGCCAGTGATTTCTCAAAATATTTTACCATAGCCAACAACAGTATTATTTCAATTGGGAATAAACTGGTGGAAGGGATATACACTGATTCATTAATCTATTCTAGTATAGTTAACAACACAATTAACATATTTGGGGGATCCTATGGATATGGTATTGCAACAGCCAATATAATGGGTTCTTTGCACGATTTAAATATCATGAATAATATTATAATGGTCAGTGTTAAAGGGATGGCTTATCTGGTTGAGCTGCATATGAGCAGTAATGTTTCTATTGTAAACAATTCTATTTCCGGTGTGGGCAGCGGTGTTTATGGAATCAGCGCCTACAAGACCAGTAATGTAACCATTAAATCTAATAGTATTCATACTACTGGTGGTGATTTGAGCCTCACTGATCCGGGTAGTTCTGATGTGCTGGGTAAAGGTAATGCTGCTATTTATTTAACAGCTAATGCTGGCACTACCAATATCCTGTTTAACACGGTCTATACTAATGCGGTTAAGCAGATGATTTTTAAAGATGCTTTTAACACTACTTTGGCCAGGAATTCCTATGTGATTGATGATGAGAATTTGCTGAACTATTTTACAGGTAGATCAAATGGGGAGTTGTTAGAGGACAGTATAGTTCAAACAAACGATACTTTACTGTTTGCAGATTTAAAGAAGTATTGCAGTTTGGTTTTTGGCATTCCTTTGAATTTAACTTCTTATCAGGGCAGCAGCGGTATTAATGCTAGTTTTATTTTAAAATCTGGCGCATCCAACTCAACTGTAAGTAATTTAATATTTAATTTGACAGATGAAACTGCTGTTAATTTGATTGACGCAGTTAATGTCACAGTAAGCAAAAACACCATTAAAATTTTTAGCACGGTTAAATCGGGAGTGACTGGTATTTTAGTTGCTCTTAATAGTGTTTCTAATCAAATTAGTGATAATTTAATTGAGATGGTGGGTAGTTACGCGTTATGTGGTATTTGCGTGTCTAATAGTTATCAGAATAATTATGGTAGAAGCCCTAAATATAATTCAATCTCAAATAATATTATTAATCTTAAATCTAATTCTTCTACTAATGGAATATATGTTGCAATGGCCTGTAATACATTGATACTTAACAATAGGTTGTCACTGGTTTCTGCTGAAGTGTATGGTGTGATAACTGATTATTCTGTAGATTATATTGGTTTTGGCACGCTCTGGACTAACAATACTCAGATAATTAACAATACGATTAATGGTACGGGTAGTTTGGTCTATTTAATAGAGTCATTGGGAGCTCTTAACAATGTAGTTACAGGTAACATTCTTTACTCTAATTCCAGCACTTCTTATGGTTATGCAGGGTTTAAAACCAATGGGGACCTGATTAAAAGCAATACAATACTTGTTAATGGAACCTGCAAGGTTAATGGAGATAAAATATCAACTGGCCAAACAGGAATCTATTACTCCAACGGATCATCAAATAACCAGGTGACTGATAATTATATAATTTCTACTTATCTTCCCGGCGGCGATTATGCAGTCTTCATTGCAAGTGCTACATTTGCTTCTAATGTGGCAGCTGGAAATTACATGATCAGCGATAATAATCATAAAATGGCAGATGGCGCGGTTTATGCATTATTTGATGTTGTATGTAATAATACCCCTGTTTATATTTTTGTCTCACTGGATGGCAGTGATATAACTGGCAATGGTTCGCAGGTGAATCCATATAAATCAATTGCCTATGCGATATCCCAGGCACCTAACATGGCACTCATCTATCTTTTAAAAGGAACTTATCATGAAACAGGATTGATGATTAATAAAACAATCACCCTTTCTTCCTTGAACGGTAAAGTGGTTCTTGAAGGTGATAAAAAGCAAATGTTTTATATTTCGTCAACAGGTTATTTGACCATATCTGGTTTAAATATAACTAATACTTATTCAGAAAATGGATCTGCGTTTATAAATTATGGAAAATTAAAAATAGATAACTCTGGAATATCTTATAGTAAATCAAGTGGTGAAGGTGGATCTATACTTAATCATGGAAATTTATCTGTAAGTAATTCTGTTTTATCACATAATAGTGCACATAATGGCGGATCTATATCGAATTATGGGAACGTGTTCATTAGCGGATGTAAGATTAATTATAATTCTGCATTTTGTGGTGGAGTAATCTATAACAATGAAACAGGTTCTTTAAATATCTTTAATTCTTCATTTGAACATAATTTTGCCACAGATAATGGTGGCGTCATTGATAATTATGGTTATTTAAATGCATCTAACTGTTTATTTGAATTTAATAATGCCTCATATGGGGGCGTTATTTCGAATTCTGCATACAAAGGCAACCCTTTAGAGGGTGTTGCAGTAGATTATATCTCAAACTCAACATTTAAAAACAACAGTGCCCAAAGCGGCGGCGCTATTTTTGGCTGTACTAAAAAGTTCACCATTTTAAATTCAACTTTCACCTATAATGAGGCCAGTAACAGCGGCGGTGCTGTGTCTCTATCAACTGATGAAGGTACTATTGATAGGTCTGTTTTTAGGTATAACAGGGCTACGTCTTCTGGTGCTCTTGGGTTATCTGGCGGTAATATCAAAATTACTAACTCAATAATAAGTAATAATGCAGCTATGTACTATGCTGGACTTTATTATGAGGGAGATATGGTTTGGAGCCATATTTTGTATCAGCTGACCATAGCTAATTGTGATATAGAAAATAACACTGCCATGGTACGTGGGGGCGCTTTTGGATTTGATGAGGCTAATGTGAACATCACCAATTCAAATATTGTCAATAATTTTGCACCAACTTATCCCACAATATTTGCTCAGCCTTACTGGACGAATATAGATGCCAGGGGTAATTATTGGGGTCTTACCGGCCCTACGGATGATGTATGGAATAGCGGAGCTCAATTAAAAGCATGGTTAACCGAAAGAAGTAACTGGAATGATAATGGAGGTAATTCTGGTAATGGGGGCAATTCAGGTAATAATGGTAATTCTGGTAATGGGGGCAATTCTGGTAATGGTGGTAGTTCCAATTCAGGATCGGGACTTAGTTTTGGTACTGGAACTGGATCGGGCTTAGGTGACGGTTCTGGGTCTGGTATAGGTAATGGCAGTGGCACTGGTAATGGTAATGGAAAAGGCTCTGGTCTGAATAATAATTCAAATGGCAATAATATTTGGGGCAATGGCCAATCTGATGTAGATTTTATTAATAATTTGCTGAATACAGTAGGTGCAGTTAATATTGCTGCTGCTGCAGGTTCTAGTTCTTCACCAGGAGGAGAATCAGGCAGTAGTTCTGGTGCCGATGGTCAGAAGGTTTATGAAATAAGTAAAGACAAAAAAACCGTAACAGAAGAGTCTAACGATGTTTTAGCGGGTTTAATAGCGGTTTTATTTTTTGTATTCCTGGTTGTTATAGGTTATATAAGAAATAAGAAGCAATTTAAGCGCTAA